The DNA sequence TATATACTCTGTCTGTGCCCACAGCTATCAATACAATGTgatatgaaaacaacaacaaaaaaaacattataaaaatggtcaatccatgtgaaatttggcacagtggtagagggtcatgggaggatgccaatgaagcaatattacatcagttggccaaaggggggcgctatagcaactgattgaaatgtcaaactttgaatgggcatatctcatgccccgtatgtcatagagacatgaaactttgcacagagatgcctctcctcatgaggaacacatttgcctcaagaacccataacttccgcttatatagattttccaccattttgaattttttgaaaaacccttcaaatggatctcttcctaggaagtttgagcgatctgcatgaaactgggtgaacataatctagggagcaatatctaaagttccctcttggcaaaagttggaaaacttcctaaaactgagcttctataaggcaatgaatattgcggagggcgtggctcatcacataaaggtgtataacatctcaagggtttcacccatcaccacgcaactttgtaggcatatgagcacacataatctgaggggacccctccattattgagcccatcaaacaaaatgggggcgctagagagctcatttcttatctaggcctaacctccatatggatttttactaaacttggtagatatgtagaacaggacgcctcaaggtgactggagaaatttaactctaattggcaactgggtggcgctataacaacagaaaaatgcttcaaaatggctaaaatgcgaccgatcgctgtggctccccctgtggaccaatgttggtgttgtttctaatgtttggtatgactaagtcatggtatggtatgctgtacataatcacggaaactgtcagtgtgtcattctgtcagtcagtcattctgtctgtcccacgttttcctactcactgacgtggtcaatctgtgtgaaactgcacataggcattgaggactggcataggtagaaggtgacaaagctaccaatgggtatggactagtattcCTATAATGACTACTCGACTTTTATTAGTTATTTGAATGGGCTGTCATATGTCACtgtgacttctgacagctgtcaatcagctgtcaagcCGACATCTGCACAGAggactgtgggtcagaatagccagagaagcatgctggcttgcatactgcaaaatcatTTTGGATGTAGTGGAACATCCTGGTATCTTTGGCATACTGCAAGTGACATACTATCTATTGGGACATATgaaatctttttctggtgtactatatagtatggtagaATGGGTATTGGAAAGCAcagagtgtttggtttgtttgttctgggctactgtagaaacaatatGGTGGAGTCTTTGGAGGAGGACccactccatatgtagatataaacagctccttctaaggtaacaaaacacaacaatttgttttttttacaccaaCAAAACAGTTATTAACATTATGTTCAATttatgccaatatatccccctcaatccttcacactggatctttaagtTTTGCCATGAAACATTCAACCAGAAGTTGTCAAACATGATTATTATCACGTTAGACGAaggaaaaatgtgaataaatcactcagtgacacaaacactcaGAAAGTAACCAACTATATTTAAAACTACAAAATCTTTGAGGTGAAATGATTCAAAATGTCAAAGGCACTTATTTATCCCAGTGTAACATTTTCACGTTTCTCTGTCATTCTCTGACACATTTTGAAACACAGTGCAATCCTAGTGATACTGTTAGTATTCAAGTCTAACCAGTTTTTATTACTGTGACAGGGACAGCCTTGAAGCCAGAGCAGTTAGACACAATAGTGCAACAGTGTCTTATCTCTTGAATGCAAAACAAAGCTCAGAGAAGTTCACTTTCAgttgttttcatattttcaccAGTGTTGAATTCTTAAGCAGTAGTCCAgtaaaaatatccagtgagACCATCAACAGTGATATCCTTTTCTGTTGTGCATCTCACACCAGTGTCTGTACAAAAgatggaaagagggaggctgaTGTTTAGGTCTTTGAGCTAAATGACCTTACAGGTGAATATCTATCCACCTGTAAGGTCAAAGATGGTAGGTTTCATACATTTTGTAACAAAGTAAAGTCTTCAATTAAAACCCAGTGGCTCCAACTATATCAGAGAGAGTCTGTGTGGCCACCGTACGCAGTACAAAGGTTGGCACTGACAGTGGCATGAGCAGGAAGAGCTGGTGCTGTGGCGTCTGAAGTCCATAGCTCTTGCACTCCTCTGTAACCAGATAGCACTGCAGTGGCTGGTGAGAGAATCCAAGGACAAAGTCgtcagtgtttcctctctgaGCACTCTCATCTGGGGAGACGGAGGACGTCTCCTCCTGGTTGAAGTAGCGTGTTGTGCTGAAGATGTAGAAGAGCTTCAGTAGCTCCCAGCAGCGGGCCTTGGACGGTAAAGGGAGGTCACTGAGTGGGTGATTAGTGGAAGTCCGTACACAGGAGACTGAGCGTCGTGTTTCACGGTTGATGAGAAGAAGTGCCAGCACATCAGGGCGCAGGGATACAGATCCTGGTAAGCAGCGCTCTCCGACAGCCAGGCAGTCCCTCAGGGTCTCCACCAGGGGTGTCCAAAAACGACCCACTAACCCACTCTCAGCTCTGTGCAGTGACGGGGTTGGGCCGCACAGCACGCACACATCTGCCCCAGGGAGCAGCTGGAAGCGGAGCAGGCGGTGGGCCACGGTGGGGCTGCCCTGAGGAAGGAAAACAGGGTAATCACAAGAGGCTGAtccagaggcagagagggatcGTATCAAAGCAGAGAGCAGCACAACTTCCTGTGGTGCCAGGCGCCACCACTTCTCAGTGGCTGCAGCTATCCGTCCATGGACCATGAGGCAGCCAAATTCACTGTCTGCAGCCTGAGCGAAGCCATCCACAGCCTCCTGAACAAGAGTGGGGCTCGGAGGCAGCAGTGAGTCAGCGCAGTGGGTCAGGTTACCCAGGATGCCCTCTTGCTTCTCCTCCAACAGCTGATCAATGAGGCTGAAGCAGGACCGCAGGTCCCTCTTCAGCCTCTCAACATTCCTGACACTGGTCAGCTCATCCTGCCCCAACACCAGCACCATGCAGCTCCACACATTCTCCAGGAGGCGCTGTAaacacacctcctcctctttgctgctgctgcctgcaccACCTTGTGCACCTCCACTCACAGCAATGAGCATCACACTGTCCTGGAACACTCTCCACACCACTTTGCCTCCACCTTCAGTCTCACAGCAGGACAGCACTACTCCCTGACCACCCCCGAACATGTGGACACCATTCAGGGAGCCGATGACAGAGAAGGGCAGCTGTTTGGAGGCTCCTCTGGTGAAGAGAGGGACCCCGCTGCTGGCTGTGAGGCAGAGGAGCTGTGTTGACCCATGCTGGAGCATCATCCTGAATGCACTCTTGGactgttttctgctgctgcaggttaATGAGCCAGTAAGCTAACGGTCCTCATTGAGCTGGTCGTACAATGACAAAAACCAAGCTAGTTATTATATTGTACTAGCGTTACACTAGTGAGGATGATGAGCGGTTAGCATCACGTAGCTTCAACGTTAAACTATGTGACTGCAAACAACGGCAAGACAAGCGGTTATCTATTCTGCCTGGACACGTTACAAACCGTCGGTTCACTCGCTAGTCGTTTTTGTTAGCTAACCGTGTTCAACATGCTAGCGTACCTAAAGAAGTTACCGTCGTTTCCACAGTAACGTTGTCCCATGATGCCTTCGTCACGTTGCTGAGGATGGTTTCATTCGGCTGGTCGCGCGTCAGTTGTGATTTAACGGCTCCATTATAACCGCCGAGGGAGCGGGACGAGAAGACTGACCTGGGTTCAGTTCACGGAAGTGTTCACTTCTCGCGAGAGTTGAATCACGGGCGAGGATGACGCCTATGACGCTGCCACACTGTTTTGATTAATTTagtagtattttatttatttatttattttctgataagtattttatttttattttattttatatttattctgGCTGACATCCTTTACCCCATTTTTCCCCTATTTTTTTCTACTCAGTTCCACGACTTTGTTTCTTGATGTTGtaattataaattattatttatttaaaaaaagaaaacctagtaaattattattaattgatGATTTTTAAATAACTCATCTGAGGGCTGCTAGTTATGTAtgtattattagtagtagtcaATAttcttttaatgatattttaattAACAGGCATCTTGTTTTGATCATATACTGCCGTGATTTAGTTTTTTGAGGTTCTTGTACTgtaaaatatttccattttttgcTAGTGTAATTTTGCTCTATGGAGAACCATGTGTTTAATATGTAATACATGTGACtcaataaaataattacataaataaatagaatataaGTAAAATACAAATCGTGAAAAGAAATTCACATTAAAACCTATTTTATAACTTTAATTTCAATGAGTTTTACgaaaaaatgtaattgttttataccaaaatgctattttagacATCTGTTTGCAATTTATAGTTATTTTCCAGTAGCACCTTCAGTCAAGTCCATTTATTTCATCTCATAATGTCACTAATACTTTATTTACACCATACGTTTATTTGGCAGTATTAGTTACGTTATTCTAAGTACAATTTAAACGCAGGAGCTTTTATTGGCCattattgacatttttcacagcagacatttggaCTCATGGTAGGAAAAGGCACAGGTGTTACTCATAGCACTATATCCAGGAATCCTTGTAAACCCAGCTAAATGAAATTGACCCATTTTTTATtcttgtgcttttcctactgtgacatgtcaaaatgtctactGTGAAAATGACCTATGAAGTATATTTTAAGAAGCAGAAATACTTACCTTTCCTACCATCGGATGTGATCCCGAacacaatatttaaaatgctttCTTAAGTTATTACCCTGGCTATTTAGCAGTAGATTGCAAACTAACTTGGCAGAGGGGCCCAAACGTAGTTtataatctgttttttttttctttgttctataataaaatatggaaaatgCATTTCCATCTCATGATCTATACGTCACTTGCTTCTATTAATATCTCAAGACGACAATAAAATCCTTCTGACAGCACGATATGAACAGTTATGTCTGTAATGCAATCCCACTGAGtagcaacaaacagaaaatgccAATTAATAAAACATTGGAGTAGTAAAGaatgttttttattcattaaatacaaaaaagtccTGAACAGTGATGACTAAAATAGAACAATAGAAAAGGCACAATTATTTACTCAAAAATCACACTGtgccatgaaaaataaaactgtctcctttcttcttctactgtggCTGAAAATAGATGGTGTTCTTCCTGACATGATTCCAATGTGTTCTACACTCGAGAGATCCCGTGGCAGTATAATGGCTTGGCATGAGGAGCAGTGTTGAGGTCAACTTTTCCCTGTAGCATCAAAATGAAGGCCTGCAGGACAAGGACATAAAAGCAGAGGTACAAACAGAGCACAGGTTAGGCTGAGGATTTGATTTAAATGAACCGAAGTGGGTTTGTTTTGGAATTTTATCATCGGCTTCAAACCATTTTCTTTTTAGATGAGGTGGGAAAACAATAGTTTCAGGGTGTGGAATTTACAGCATCTATACTTGTTGATGCATCGGTATAATAAAGGagcaaatattaaaaatgtgtggccaacgtaaaaaaaaaaaaagagtaattaTTATTTGAAAAATATAGCGTTTCATCAATTTTAGGAGTAAGCATAGATGCAAAGAAGTACATCATGGTGGAGATGTGTGAGACATTTCTatggatgtttttttccccactgtgaAAACATATCACTGATATTCAAGCTGACCACAGCCGCCATTTAATTGTGAGGGAAGCCAATAACATTTAACAGCCACCTGTCAAATCATGCAGCTTTCATTACGGCGAATTTCATTTCACCAAACGCTAAATTTAAGAGGCAGAGAAGTGGACTCTTAAAATAAATTCTACCCAGCACATCACCTACTCTTCAGACCCTTTCGGAAATCACACTAACCCTTTGTCCAGTAAGCACAGTATGTATCAGTGTGTGCCTGAATGTGCCGCCGGGGTGTGGGACTCACCAATGAATGCAGTGGTTTCACAAGAAGGAGCAGACCTTCTGCGGCCTGAAAGGGTTGGTGCTGGAGGACACACCTGTGAGCAGAGGGTCCTGCAAGGCGTTCTGCATGCAAAACTGTTGAAGGTCCGCAGCTGCCTGAGAGACCTGGTGACAGAGAGGAGCCAAAATGGAAACCATGACATGGGGACATGAAGGGACAGATAGGCTGAGTTTGTGCCCTAATCAAATACCTTGATATCGATATTATGACACTATTGTAGGGTTGAATATGGAAGCTTTCACTAAATTAGATTATTGATAAATAATGTAGAGTAATGTGGATTTAATGACAAAGAGGGTAAAGGCAACTCATTGAGCCGCTAGAACAGTTCGATAAGTTCAGAATATTACATCAGTTTACTGAGGAGGAAAACACAACCCTTACAATAtcatgatatccaaaatctaagacaatatctagtctcgTATTATGATATCAAGATAATGTGGATCACTGTACATTTAATATGTTGAGCTGTTCTGTACacctgtccatcctggaagaaggattcctcctcagttgctcttcctgaggtttattttttaaaccatttttcCCATAAGAgagttttttggggagttttgtCTCATCTGCTGTGAGGGCCCAAGGACAGacggatgttgtatgctgtaaagccctctgaggaaAGCTGTGGTTTgcgatattgggctttataaataaaactgaattgaaactGAATAATATCGATATCTTTCCCAGTCCTGTGCTCAGCCAGTGACAACAGGTGTGTAACATCCTTTGTGGCTCTTGAGGAGCTTTTCAAAGTGTGAAAAAAACAGCCCAATGGCATGATCAGGAAAAAGATGGTAGCACATCCTGCTGTATTATGATAATTGCACGATTCGTTTTTTTAAAGCTTGGCCCATGTCAGAGATTTCGAAAAGAATCAGGACATGCTGGCACTGATATTGAGGAAAAAATGGGTTGAGGCTCTGTGTagttagatgtaaaaaaaaaaaatcaggtgctcTTCAAGGATGGGGCAAAGAGTCACATAAAGATAAAACAGTTCACTCAGTGTTACAGTCCACAgtacaggcaggcagtccaaaaatgcatccgaggcactctgactgtagttaaaaatcctTATTAATACATGGATGAACCAACGTGTTTCGACTACAGAGGCGATCACCCTGAGGATGATGAAGGTGTCACACCCTGatgcagggcttgacgctaactttttttcccaaggagcacatgtgctcctaagttgaaaaagtaaggagtgCACAAagtttaggggcacaatgtaaattgatcaaataatgtgttttccgtaataaacgtgatgcaaatagacatttccacactttgacttatttccaccctgccgacagtgggacttatattcattgtgctgacagtggcttggaaaaccgcccataaccgtgtcacacggggaagagggaaggcggctggagttcctccaacatttgcggttagattatcatattttttttattgacaaaaatataggctgctttgactgatttttttatgcgcacgtgcccctaaatattttttgcagttcgcacacacctagttttagtcgcaaatgcgagtgaaacgctcgcactgtcgagtgCTGTGATGAGGACTGTAGTCTAAACGAGTTGGTTTATCCACATATTCAGTGATTTCTAACTACAGTCAGGGTGCCTCAGAtacatttttggactgcctgaTTGTACTAAGGACTTTTACACTGAGGTGAGCTGTTGATTTTTGTTTCTAATTTCACAGGCTTTCTTTGCCTTCTGCTTAGGGATGTACTGATCCaatatctggatcgaatatcggcccgatatcatcaaaatagatggatcgggtatcggaaaatgcaacctatacctgaggcaatcctttcctttttaaatctattgcgacgcaagctacgtcatacgtcatggagcgaaggagagactGCTGTGTGGACGTATTTCagactatttcaactgctgttgcacaattgtttatttttgttagaGATAAATAGTGCATCATTGctttaatctgtttcatcttgtttcattttatctgagGACAGAACTGTGTAGTtgtcaatgcctgatgcctctagtcttttctgctCTACATgcaaaggtatatagctttttaggatcagtatcggctgatactcaaagccacagcatcacGATCagtatcgaaactgaaaaagctggatcggtgcatctctacttCAATTCTgaccacttttttttccaatctTAAGTTGTTATGGAAATGCAATTAAAATCACTGCAATAAACTccgtgggatcataactttcacgtttcatatggctttatttggtgatattttatggtgtttttgtgtcatgaataacatcagctatcataatcacacctgatttcaataaggtacaatgtttgaagctggctgagtgttgtttgatcactgatagttcTGTTTTGAAGCTGAGTGACCGACCTGCGtgtggatcttttcatggaaaaaacactagagtggtcatactttgagcaatcttcttcaaattttaaacgagtgttcattgatagtgtgcctacagccccacagtgtcatttacctgctcagatgaagccacagacagttattcatcctgaaaaacattttttattttattttaggcaaaatcttcatttttttttttactgacttcagaggcccattactctgtctctgtctcagagagtttctttctggcaagacctcatgcatgcatgtagtcagagtgGTTCAGAAGctgcagtcattttaatttgggtatgtcattttaggcgtttttgctacaaaatgggggtggagtacaagaGGTTAAAATAACTGATGGTGTTCATTTACATGGAAACTGGACTATGGATGTGTATTTTGCTTGGTACTTCCCAAATTGCATCAAGTACAGTTTAAATTGTGTGATGTTGTAATACTGAAAACCGGCCCATAATGAGAACCCTCCGGATTCATGACTACACCCACACTCCTAACAGTCTCATTCACTACATTATTCATTATATGGagcattttatcttgtgaatAAGTTCAAGTTATCTTGTGTCCTTTGTAACTTTTAACAAAGTAAAAATGTCCACAATAAACTGTGTAGTGAAATCATGAGGGGAAAGTGTCTGACTTGTGTAGAGGAATAAAGGGTTATTCATCTGGTTCATGTTTACAGTTCCACATGAAGTTAGAAACCCGGGTGTAGCCATCTTAAATCACAAGACATATGCCAGCTGTAACAAGCTAAAGGTCTGGACATTATctcctctttgtttttaaagctgaatgattcagttagTCAGTTGAACAGTGTTATCAGACTACAATACTTCCCTTCAGCCCTTCAGTCCAAGCTACGCCCTGTTACGCCTGTTGACTAGCGGCTAACGTAGCAGCTAGCCTCTGGCACCAGCTAGCGTCGTCAGCGGCTCGGGGTAGATTTCCCCTTCCGTtattacacagaaaaacaaaaagcacattAATTACCTTCACTCTGTTTATGCTCGCCTCGAAACGGAGCTGCTGTACCACTTTTTTCATGGCTACGAGATTAGACGAGCCCGACATTTTCGAGGTGTTTTTTAGTGGAAAAAACAGACGCCGTGCGGAGGGTGGGATTCTGGGCTGGATGCTGCTGAGACAAAAGCAAAGATGATCACATCCGGATTCCGGTTGTACAAACTTGTGACTGCAGCTCCATTTGAATCCACTAGTGGGCGCCACgttaaagacagagagaagctttcattaaaaatatctttattgtGCCTTTACACCAACTGAGCTGATCAGTATCAATCTTATGTCAATATGTGCTCCCATTTAAATCATAATTTATACATCTAgaatatgtaaacattaatgtcaAACTAAATCTTAACATTCAATATAAACcacgttaaaaaaaatgtgttcaaatCACTACTTGGTAGATACCCTCCTTTAAATATAGCTTAAAATCTGAGTTGTCAGTGTTGATTTGTCTGAAAGGAAAGAAATGATCAACGGCAGAATCATTAAAGTGCTTTCTTGTTTGATCGGCTTTGGTGAAtgatccgtgtgtgtgtgtccataacAACAGTAAGCGGTGATGGAATTCAGCCATGAATCGATGCTATAGTCCACTGTGAAATCACAAAAAGGGGAGGTCTTCAAGTGGGGCTGTTCTCATCTTCACCCAGAGAGAAGATACTCAAGTCTCCACATCGAAGTCTGCTTTTTGATTTGACACGAATTTCTCCGTCTTCAATGGAGCTGGACTCCTGCCAGCGTCCTCGATTTGAGTGTCTGGAggaactgaaatgaaaatacagCATAAAATTAACAGGTGTAACATGACATCAGCAACACCAGCAGCTGGTCCAGATCGCAGCactgcaaaacacacatttaaacgtAGCTAAATACAGACAGTATTAAGTGACTGTGTAATACCTGCTGTCTGGTATCAGGCGGAGTGTCCGGTAAAGTTCGCTTGTGGATGGCACAGCAGCATTTTGTGTAGGTTTAGGAGTGGAGAACGTGGCGTAGGTTGATGACTTGGCCAGCTGAGCTTTCGTGGAAGACATTCTCATCTCTGGCTCACTTCCTGAAATGCAGTGGatgttaaaataaaagtcagtgacaggtgtttacatgcagtgttctttatttatcagcaACTAATGAAATATATCTCCTCTCTTGACGCACTGTTGCAGCTTATACTCCCTCTATGTATGAAAACAGATACATTAATTTCAAATGTTGTGACTGTGACTGCCTGCATACTTCTATGCATCCTTTATTTTGGCGCAGATACATCGAAAAGATgacactagagggcagagtcaaaggTTTTGACAACAGCAAACATGGCAACACAATCCCAACaatctctggtggtactgctctgctctgctcgtATCCATAAGCTTTCAGAGAATGTGCACAAATGCGaacaaaatgaaagcagagtacagacagaaggctccatcaGTGTGTATATATCAAGCATAAACAAGCCATTAGTCACCAAAATTATTCAGATTGTACCATACTCTGTTACTTCTTATGTAGCCTCAAAATAATGATGTCATCATCTGCGTCTGCATCACCATTTCCCCTCTCTAACATGCAGGTTTTTGATAAAATTACACAGCCTTACTGATTGATAAGGCACTTTGACCGTCAGACGAGGAACACCTCCTCCGGTCAGTAAAGGGAGTCATGTTCAAAAACTGATTCTTGAGCCAAGAGGCACGGTCCTCCTCAAAGGCCTTTTTCTGTGGAGCACAAACgattaaaaatgaatgcaggGCCATTACAAAAGCCATGTTGTATGTTGAATAAAACTGTGGTGCAGCATCAGAGGACTTGGGTACCTCTCGCCCCAGGCGAATAGCAGCCTCTGTGAagttctttctctccct is a window from the Epinephelus fuscoguttatus linkage group LG15, E.fuscoguttatus.final_Chr_v1 genome containing:
- the fuz gene encoding protein fuzzy homolog, which translates into the protein MMLQHGSTQLLCLTASSGVPLFTRGASKQLPFSVIGSLNGVHMFGGGQGVVLSCCETEGGGKVVWRVFQDSVMLIAVSGGAQGGAGSSSKEEEVCLQRLLENVWSCMVLVLGQDELTSVRNVERLKRDLRSCFSLIDQLLEEKQEGILGNLTHCADSLLPPSPTLVQEAVDGFAQAADSEFGCLMVHGRIAAATEKWWRLAPQEVVLLSALIRSLSASGSASCDYPVFLPQGSPTVAHRLLRFQLLPGADVCVLCGPTPSLHRAESGLVGRFWTPLVETLRDCLAVGERCLPGSVSLRPDVLALLLINRETRRSVSCVRTSTNHPLSDLPLPSKARCWELLKLFYIFSTTRYFNQEETSSVSPDESAQRGNTDDFVLGFSHQPLQCYLVTEECKSYGLQTPQHQLFLLMPLSVPTFVLRTVATQTLSDIVGATGF
- the LOC125902317 gene encoding guanine nucleotide-binding protein G(I)/G(S)/G(O) subunit gamma-5-like, with the translated sequence MSGSSNLVAMKKVVQQLRFEASINRVKVSQAAADLQQFCMQNALQDPLLTGVSSSTNPFRPQKVCSFL